One genomic segment of Paenibacillus xylanexedens includes these proteins:
- a CDS encoding YkgJ family cysteine cluster protein has product MECRTGCAACCIAISISSPIPGMVHGKPAGVRCVQLTDDNRCGIFGQKDRPAVCSGLQAEEEMCGSTDQEAFDILTWLEQETAPKVI; this is encoded by the coding sequence ATGGAATGCAGGACAGGCTGTGCCGCATGTTGTATCGCGATTTCCATATCATCACCGATACCGGGCATGGTTCATGGCAAGCCGGCAGGTGTACGTTGTGTGCAGCTTACCGATGATAATCGCTGCGGAATTTTTGGCCAAAAAGATCGTCCTGCGGTATGCAGTGGATTGCAAGCTGAGGAAGAGATGTGTGGTAGCACCGATCAGGAAGCATTTGATATTCTAACTTGGTTGGAGCAAGAAACTGCACCAAAGGTAATATGA
- a CDS encoding chemotaxis protein, with protein sequence MTRIAVMVIHGLGMRKDGYADKLIACLHKELDKVMVLPGASKQMLDIEPVYWADVFEEREEALFQQLVSSPGLNFQALRRFVIHYLADAVAYQPVENQGHNYDAVHRTLNQAMHTLAQRNGPEAPLCVVAHSLGAVIASNFFYDLQYPSSRIPEVVDVNSALERGDTLTHFYSFGTTLPLWSLRYHDFSCPIQVPSSHVNQYYAGLEGEWVNFYDRDDILGYPLRPIDPAYEKAVKEDIEVNSGGVAMSWNPLSHGGYFSNRSMNRRMAQGLARTWTWINRS encoded by the coding sequence ATGACACGTATTGCGGTGATGGTCATTCACGGGCTGGGTATGCGGAAGGATGGGTACGCGGACAAGCTGATTGCTTGTTTGCATAAGGAATTGGACAAGGTAATGGTCTTGCCTGGAGCCTCCAAACAGATGCTGGATATCGAACCTGTATATTGGGCGGATGTATTTGAGGAGCGGGAAGAGGCGCTCTTTCAACAGCTCGTCAGCTCTCCGGGATTGAACTTTCAGGCGTTGCGCCGATTTGTCATCCACTACCTGGCTGATGCGGTTGCTTATCAACCGGTGGAAAATCAAGGCCATAACTACGATGCCGTACATCGAACGTTGAATCAGGCGATGCATACCCTTGCACAGCGTAATGGACCGGAAGCTCCGCTCTGTGTAGTTGCCCATAGTTTGGGCGCCGTAATCGCCAGTAACTTCTTCTACGATCTGCAATATCCGTCCAGTCGTATTCCTGAGGTTGTGGATGTGAACTCGGCCCTGGAGCGGGGGGACACGCTGACCCATTTTTACTCGTTTGGTACAACCCTGCCCTTATGGAGTTTGCGTTACCATGACTTTAGTTGTCCAATTCAGGTGCCCTCTTCCCATGTGAATCAGTACTATGCTGGGCTGGAAGGGGAGTGGGTGAACTTCTACGATCGGGATGATATTCTGGGTTATCCATTACGCCCCATTGATCCCGCTTATGAGAAAGCGGTCAAAGAAGACATTGAAGTGAACTCTGGCGGCGTGGCTATGAGTTGGAACCCGCTAAGTCATGGAGGGTATTTTTCCAATCGAAGTATGAATCGGAGAATGGCTCAGGGGCTCGCTCGAACCTGGACTTGGATAAATCGTTCATAA